The following coding sequences lie in one Brienomyrus brachyistius isolate T26 unplaced genomic scaffold, BBRACH_0.4 scaffold27, whole genome shotgun sequence genomic window:
- the LOC125721059 gene encoding hepatocyte nuclear factor 3-beta-like → MLGAVKMEGHDHSDWSTYYGEPECYSSVGNMNAGLGMNSVGAYLSMPAMNGTGTMTGNSVNMSYMNTAMSPSMNSMTAGAGVMNGMGTGMATMGAALSPGMSSMPVQPPSMNSLTSYPNMNAMSPMYGQSTIRTRDPKTYRRSYTHAKPPYSYISLITMAIQQSSNKMLTLSEIYQWIMDLFPFYRQNQQRWQNSIRHSLSFNDCFIKVPRSPDKPGKGSFWTLHPDSGNMFENGCYLRRQKRFKCETIRCKESGSKALENGSSSSSESSNENETPRANKSSKDQKSDEKSCQVLSPEQVASTTHHTMSQHHGALAHEAHLKAEHHYSFDHPFSINNLMSSDQQHHKMDIKSYEQMMQYSGYGSPVAGALSGPMTSRTVLDPSQIPPDTYYYQGVCSRPIMNSS, encoded by the exons ATGCTGGGTGCTGTTAAAATGGAAGGACATGATCATTCAGACTGGAGCACGTATTACGGCGAACCCGAG TGTTACTCCTCTGTCGGGAACATGAATGCAGGGCTGGGAATGAACTCTGTGGGTGCCTACCTGAGTATGCCGGCCATGAATGGCACTGGAACCATGACAGGCAATTCTGTTAACATGTCATATATGAACACAGCTATGAGTCCATCAATGAATAGCATGACAGCAGGTGCCGGGGTCATGAACGGGATGGGTACTGGGATGGCGACCATGGGCGCAGCGCTGAGCCCAGGAATGAGCTCCATGCCGGTGCAGCCTCCTTCCATGAACTCACTCACATCTTACCCGAACATGAATGCCATGAGTCCCATGTACGGGCAGTCAACTATCAGGACGAGGGACCCGAAAACGTACAGGCGAAGCTACACTCACGCCAAACCCCCCTACTCCTACATCTCCTTGATTACCATGGCCATCCAACAATCATCGAACAAGATGCTCACACTGAGTGAAATCTATCAGTGGATCATGGACCTCTTTCCTTTTTATCGCCAGAACCAACAGCGTTGGCAGAACTCTATCCGACACTCATTGTCTTTCAACGACTGTTTCATCAAAGTGCCTAGATCTCCAGATAAGCCAGGAAAAGGCTCGTTTTGGACCCTGCACCCAGACTCAGGGAACATGTTTGAGAATGGCTGCTACTTAAGGAGACAGAAGCGCTTCAAATGTGAGACGATACGCTGCAAGGAGTCAGGCAGTAAGGCTTTGGAGAATGGCTCTAGCAGTAGCTCTGAAAGcagcaatgaaaatgaaactcCCCGCGCCAATAAGTCTTCAAAAGACCAGAAATCAGATGAGAAGTCATGTCAGGTGCTGAGCCCGGAGCAGGTGGCCTCTACGACACATCACACAATGTCACAGCATCATGGTGCCCTCGCTCATGAGGCCCACCTAAAGGCAGAACATCACTATTCTTTTGATCATCCTTTCTCCATTAATAATCTGATGTCCTCTGACCAGCAGCATCATAAAATGGACATAAAGAGCTATGAACAGATGATGCAATATTCTGGGTATGGCTCGCCTGTGGCAGGAGCCTTATCGGGTCCGATGACAAGCAGAACTGTCCTGGACCCCTCG